A single region of the Solwaraspora sp. WMMD791 genome encodes:
- a CDS encoding ketose-bisphosphate aldolase, which produces MLTTGKAILDVANAHSFAVPAFNISDWAMFKGIVEISEEMNAPLIVGIHPDEVRHIGREMITGIAERSHHSSVPIAIHWDHGATYEQILQAIQYGFTSVMIDGSLLPFEENIAITRKVTDSAHVLGVSVEGELGTIGGNDSYAEAGAAEIIYTDPDDAVTFVEQTGVDSLAVAIGTFHGLYPAHLKPELKLDLLKEIKSRVQIPLVLHGGSGNPDDEIREASRIGINKINISTDIKVAYHSKMREVLGNDPKTREPNAIQPACIEAMKVVAAQKIELFGAAGRASLY; this is translated from the coding sequence ATGCTGACGACCGGCAAGGCGATTCTCGACGTCGCCAACGCGCACAGCTTCGCCGTGCCAGCCTTCAACATCAGCGACTGGGCGATGTTCAAGGGCATCGTGGAGATCAGTGAGGAGATGAACGCCCCGCTGATCGTGGGGATCCACCCGGACGAGGTCCGGCACATCGGCCGCGAGATGATCACCGGCATCGCCGAGCGGTCACACCACTCGAGCGTCCCGATCGCCATCCACTGGGACCATGGCGCCACCTACGAGCAGATTCTCCAGGCGATCCAGTACGGATTCACCTCCGTGATGATCGACGGGTCGCTGCTGCCGTTCGAGGAGAACATCGCGATCACCCGGAAGGTCACCGACTCCGCGCACGTTCTCGGGGTGTCCGTGGAGGGCGAGCTCGGCACGATCGGTGGGAACGACAGCTACGCCGAGGCAGGCGCCGCCGAGATCATCTACACGGATCCCGACGACGCTGTCACGTTCGTCGAGCAGACCGGGGTGGACAGCCTCGCCGTCGCGATCGGCACCTTCCACGGGCTCTACCCGGCCCATCTCAAGCCCGAACTGAAGCTCGACCTGCTCAAGGAGATCAAGAGTCGGGTGCAGATCCCACTGGTGCTGCACGGTGGATCCGGCAATCCGGACGACGAGATCCGCGAGGCGTCCCGGATAGGCATCAACAAAATCAACATCTCCACCGACATCAAGGTCGCCTACCACAGCAAGATGCGTGAGGTGCTGGGCAACGACCCCAAGACCCGCGAGCCCAACGCCATCCAGCCCGCCTGCATCGAAGCCATGAAGGTGGTCGCCGCCCAGAAGATCGAACTGTTCGGCGCGGCCGGTAGGGCCTCGCTCTACTGA